A window of Ignavibacterium sp. contains these coding sequences:
- a CDS encoding protein-glutamate O-methyltransferase CheR → MKIETLNSAVKTGEFISEKNNDKLFIEMSYELFSQWRTFIYEKTGIYFQDNKKYLLESRLMRRLLHLKMNSYQDYFNFVKNTPQGKYELRYLYDAITINETFFFRNQAQLDALVLKVIPELITEKRKSSQSKIKIWSAAVSSGEEVYSIAMMINDFIGHKYPDFEFELIGTDISNTALEAAVKGVYGEYSVRNVPIQFLKRYFRKADNYYEISPMIKGMVEFRYLNLYEDIGIIGLGNVDVIFCANVLIYFDQNSKIKVINNLYRTLNKNGYLFIGYSESLHGISKAFRLISFPKTVGYKKE, encoded by the coding sequence TTGAAAATAGAGACATTAAATAGTGCTGTTAAAACCGGTGAGTTCATTTCAGAAAAGAACAATGATAAGCTTTTCATTGAGATGTCCTATGAATTATTCTCTCAGTGGAGGACATTCATCTACGAAAAAACCGGAATCTATTTCCAGGATAATAAAAAGTATTTGCTCGAGAGCAGATTGATGCGTCGGCTTCTTCATCTTAAAATGAATAGTTACCAGGATTATTTTAACTTCGTTAAAAACACACCACAAGGCAAATACGAGCTTCGCTATTTGTATGATGCAATAACTATCAACGAGACTTTCTTTTTTAGAAATCAGGCACAACTTGATGCGTTGGTACTTAAGGTAATTCCTGAACTGATAACTGAAAAAAGAAAAAGCAGCCAAAGTAAAATTAAAATCTGGAGCGCTGCTGTATCTTCAGGTGAAGAAGTATATTCAATTGCGATGATGATAAATGACTTTATTGGACATAAATATCCTGATTTTGAATTTGAACTTATAGGAACAGACATAAGCAATACTGCGCTTGAAGCTGCAGTTAAAGGAGTATACGGTGAGTATTCGGTAAGAAATGTTCCAATTCAATTCCTTAAAAGATATTTCAGAAAAGCCGATAATTATTATGAAATATCGCCAATGATAAAAGGTATGGTTGAATTCAGATATCTTAATCTTTACGAAGATATCGGAATAATAGGATTGGGTAATGTTGATGTGATTTTCTGTGCTAATGTATTAATCTATTTTGATCAGAATTCGAAAATAAAAGTAATAAATAATCTGTATCGGACGCTCAACAAAAACGGATATTTGTTTATTGGTTACTCTGAGTCATTGCACGGAATAAGCAAGGCATTCAGACTTATTAGCTTTCCAAAAACTGTTGGATATAAGAAGGAGTAA
- a CDS encoding HEAT repeat domain-containing protein: MTKTKISTEIIDEVFQSGNIDAQIDFLDQLECEEYDPAVATHLCSYLQNKDKGLRSALSHFLKNRQCYLVADKLTEFIASDDISLRNIAGEILISYGQYAVDSLIKFLKKTKDVIDLKFAADILAEIHDKKVEKAVLELINNTENENVLISYIEALGNNRSIQAVDLLISLYDKSEILKPYIINSLGKIGTVKAFNFIIQKYNDEDDLVKYMIIESLGDIGNEESFFFLLSELQNASLPFIPPIVEAIYKLHVRYGFDVPFDEKIKRALLVMLANKENEYRKIGAKLLNEFDDNEIIYEALKYYGIDPEYDGIIYHKLLINKELVLKQISILIKNDVQNISHLLKLVDEFIQQEPDLIKELNEFELHKLMDSISRCLNHSDEMVRLSTIELLFKLDADTAIMLLDNDFLNENFWIKLRLTELLENIDNQNSYSFLEKLAEDENEMVSQRAKEILMIKKNIN; this comes from the coding sequence ATGACGAAAACAAAAATTTCTACAGAAATAATAGATGAAGTATTCCAGTCAGGAAACATTGATGCTCAGATAGATTTCCTGGATCAACTGGAATGTGAAGAGTATGATCCTGCTGTTGCTACACATCTTTGTTCATATCTGCAAAATAAAGATAAAGGACTAAGAAGCGCTTTAAGTCATTTCTTAAAAAATCGTCAATGCTATCTTGTTGCTGATAAGCTTACTGAATTTATTGCTTCAGATGATATTAGTTTGAGAAATATTGCCGGAGAAATTTTAATTTCTTATGGCCAGTATGCAGTTGATTCCCTGATAAAGTTTCTTAAAAAAACTAAAGATGTTATTGATTTAAAATTTGCTGCTGATATACTTGCAGAAATTCACGACAAAAAAGTGGAGAAAGCAGTATTAGAACTTATCAATAACACGGAAAATGAAAATGTTCTGATTTCATATATCGAAGCTTTGGGTAATAACCGAAGTATTCAGGCTGTTGATTTGCTGATTTCTCTTTATGATAAAAGTGAAATTCTCAAACCATACATTATCAATTCTTTAGGGAAAATTGGAACAGTTAAAGCATTTAACTTTATTATTCAAAAATACAATGATGAAGATGACTTAGTTAAATATATGATAATAGAAAGTTTGGGTGATATTGGTAATGAAGAATCTTTTTTCTTCCTTTTATCTGAATTACAAAATGCAAGCTTACCTTTTATTCCACCAATTGTAGAAGCAATTTATAAATTACATGTAAGATATGGATTTGATGTTCCATTTGATGAAAAAATTAAAAGAGCTTTGTTAGTAATGCTGGCAAATAAAGAAAATGAATATCGAAAAATTGGTGCAAAACTTCTTAATGAATTTGATGATAACGAAATAATTTATGAAGCTCTTAAATATTATGGAATTGATCCTGAGTATGATGGAATTATCTATCATAAATTGTTGATAAACAAAGAACTTGTCTTAAAACAAATTTCAATTCTGATTAAAAACGATGTACAAAATATTTCTCATTTACTTAAGCTGGTCGATGAATTTATTCAGCAAGAACCAGATTTGATAAAAGAATTGAATGAGTTTGAACTTCATAAATTAATGGACTCTATCTCACGATGTCTTAATCATTCCGATGAAATGGTCAGATTATCAACTATTGAATTATTATTTAAGCTTGATGCTGACACAGCCATAATGTTATTGGATAATGATTTTCTTAATGAAAATTTCTGGATAAAATTAAGGTTGACTGAATTACTCGAAAATATTGATAATCAAAACTCTTATTCTTTTCTCGAAAAACTTGCTGAAGATGAAAATGAAATGGTAAGTCAGCGAGCTAAAGAGATACTGATGATTAAAAAAAATATTAACTGA